The genomic interval GATCCGCCGCACGATCCAGGTTCTGTCGCGCCGCACCAAGAACAATCCCGTGCTGATCGGCGAGCCCGGCGTCGGCAAGACCGCCATCGTCGAGGGGCTGGCCCTGCGCATCGTCAACGGCGACGTGCCGGAATCCCTCAAGGAGAAGAGCCTGCTGGCGCTGGACATGGGCGCCCTGATCGCCGGCGCGAAGTATCGCGGCGAGTTCGAGGAGCGTTTGAAGGGCGTGCTCTCCGAGGTGACCGCCGCGGAAGGCCAGATCATCCTGTTCATCGACGAGATGCACACGCTGGTCGGGGCCGGAAAGGCGGATGGGGCGATGGACGCCTCGAACCTGCTGAAGCCCGCGCTGGCCCGCGGCGAGCTGCACTGCGTCGGCGCGACCACGCTCGACGAGTATCGCAAGCATGTCGAGAAGGACGCCGCGCTGGCGCGGCGCTTCCAGCCCGTCTTCGTGTCCGAGCCCACCGTCGAAGACACGGTCTCGATCCTGCGCGGCATCAAGGAGAAGTACGAGCAGCACCACGGCGTGCGTATCCAGGACTCCGCCCTCGTCGCGGCGGCGACCCTGTCGAACCGCTACATCACCGACCGCTTCCTGCCCGACAAGGCCATCGACCTCGTGGACGAGGCCGGCTCGCGCCTGCGCATGCAGGTCGATTCGAAGCCGGAAGAACTCGACAACGTCGACCGTGAGATCGTGCGGCTGAAGATCGAGGGCGAGGCGCTGAAGAAGGAGACGGATTCCGCCTCCCGCGACCGGCTCCAGCGCCTGGAGAAGGAACTGGCCGATCTCGAGGAGCAGTCCGCCACCATCACGGCGCGCTGGAAGGCCGAGAAGGACAAGCTGGGCGCCGCCGCCGAGCTGAAGAAGAAGCTCGACGAGGCGCGCAACGAACTCGCCTCGGCGCAGCGTCAGGGCCAGTATCAGCGCGCGGGCGAGCTCGCCTACGGCGTGATCCCCGGCCTGGAGAAGCAGCTCTCCGAGATCGAAGCCGCGGCCGAGAACGCGGTCGCCCGCGACGGCATGGTCGAGGAGGCGGTGACGCCGGCCCATATCGCGGGCGTCGTCTCGCGCTGGACCGGCGTGCCGGTGGACAAGATGCTGGAGGGCGAGCGCGAAAAGCTGCTCGCGATGGAAGAGGCGCTCGCCAAGCGCGTCGTCGGCCAGCGCGAGGCGGTGGAGGCGGTCTCGACCGCGGTCCGCCGGGCGCGGGCCGGCCTGCAGGACCCGAACCGGCCGATCGGTTCCTTCATGTTCCTGGGGCCGACGGGCGTCGGCAAGACCGAGCTGACCAAGGCGCTGGCCGGCTTCCTGTTCGACGACGACACCGCGCTCGTGCGCATCGATATGTCCGAGTACATGGAGAAGCACGCGGTCGCCCGCCTCATCGGCGCGCCTCCCGGCTATGTCGGCTACGAGGAGGGCGGTGCGCTGACCGAGGCCGTGCGGCGCCGGCCCTATCAGGTCGTGCTGTTCGACGAGGTGGAGAAGGCCCATCCGGACGTGTTCAACGTCCTGCTGCAGGTGCTCGACGACGGGCGCCTGACGGACGGGCAGGGCCGGACGGTCGACTTCCGCAACACGCTGCTCATCATGACCTCGAACCTCGGCTCGGAGTATCTGGTGAACCAGCCGGCCGGACAGGACACCGACGTGGTGCGTGACGAGGTGATGGGCGTGGTGCGTGGCCACTTCCGACCCGAATTCCTGAACCGGGTGGACGAGATCATCCTGTTCCACCGCCTCGCGCGTTCGGAGATGGGGGCGATCGTCGACATCCAGCTCGGGCGCCTCGCCAAGCTCCTGGAAGATCGCAAGATCACCCTCGACGTGGACGACGAGGCCCGCATTTGGCTCGCCGACAAGGGCTACGATCCGGCCTACGGCGCGCGGCCGCTGAAGCGGGTGATCCAGAAGAACGTGCAGGATCCGCTCGCCGAAGCGATCCTCTCCGGGGTGATCCACGACGGTGAGACGGTGCCGGTCCGCGTCGGCCCGGCCGGGCTGATGATCGGCGACGTCGCCGCCGAGCGACGGCCGGCGGGCGTGCTGCTGAACTGATCCGGTCCACGACAGGCCCTGGCGCGGGAGACCGCGCCGGGGCAACCTCGGCCGGGGCCGTTCCGGAGCGATCCGAAGCGCCCGCGTCGACCGGCCGGCACGGAGTCTCGATGAGGCGGATCGCTGTCGCGCTCACGCTCTGGACCGCATCGGCGCAGGCGGGCTCCGCCGACGATCCGGCCGCCTTGCGGTCGATCGCCGCCGAGGCCGCGCGCATCACCGCGCTCAAGAACCGTTGCCCGGCGCATGTCGGCATCGATGTCGGCGTCACCGAAACGCTGCAGGGTACCGTTTTGATGCACGGCATCCGGCAGGCGGGGAAGGAGCCCTTCATGCGGATCGTGAAGGCCGAGCAGGCCCGGATCCGCACCGAGATCGAGACGACGGGGGTCGCCGCGTGGTGCCGCGGTCAGAAGTCGCTTCTCGAACGTCCGTATCCGGACGTGTTCCGCCCCTGACAATCGGGGCAGGACGCCCTCGTCTTGCGTTGCAGCGAATTCCCATCGACAACGAGCGGATGACCGCCGAGACGATCACCTACGCCATCGGCGACATCCACGGCTGCGCCGACCTGCTCGACCGCCTGCTCGAACGCATCGAGGCCCATGCGTCGGGGCGAGCCAGGAAGCTCGTCTTCCTCGGCGACTACATCGATCGCGGTCCCGACAGCGCACGGGTGATCGAGACCCTGCGCCGCCTGCAATGGCGCGAGCCGGAGGACGTGGTCTGCCTGATGGGCAACCACGAGGAGATGCTGCTCAAAAGCCTGCGCGAGCCCGGCGCCCTCGACCACTGGGTCTATAACGGCGGGGCCGAGACGCTGGCCTCGTTCGACGTTTCGGGACCCGAGGAGCTGTCCGGCGAGGTGCTCGACTGGATCGAGGCCCTGCCGACCCTGCACGAGGATGCGCAGCGCTGGTACGTCCATGCCGGCTTCCGTCCGGAATCCGCGGTGCCTGACCCCGACCCGCACAACCGGCTCTGGATCCGCGAGCCGTTCCTCTCCGAGGACCACGATTTCGGCCGCCACGTCGTCCACGGCCACACACCGCAGACCCGCGGCGGGCCGGACTGCCGCCGGTTCCGCACCAATCTCGATACCGGGGCGGTCTTCGGCAACGCGCTGACGGCGGGGGTGTTTTCGGACGGGCAGGGGCCGGCGGTGGAATTCCTGCGGGTGCCGGCCCAGGCTTGACCGTCGGAACCGACTCGCCCTAGCTTCGCGTCGTTGGCCCCGTGCGGCCCGCCGCTCGCACCCCTCGGGGAACGGTGAATGCACGGCCGATTCTCGGATCGACCCCTTGTTTGGGCCGCCTGTCAGCAACGCGAGCACTGACGCCGAACGCGCCCAAGCGAAGGCTCGACCATGCTCGATATAGCGAACGCCAAGTCGATGGCCAGGACGCTACGGACCTCCCTGTCCGAGCGCCGCATCGATCTACCCCACAGTGCCTGCCTCGAACTCGTCGCCCGCCAATTCGGATTTTCGGACTGGAACGTCCTGTCCGCTCGTCTGGAGAAGCCAGTGGGGCCGGGAAAGGCGCCGCTGACGCTGCCGAAGGATTGGTATGTCGTCGGCTCCGTCAGCGACACCACGCACCGCCTCGGCCTCGATCCCGATCGGCCCGGCGCCGCTTTGATCGAGAGCATCGTCGCGCGCGGCCAGGGCTATGATCTGACCGGGCTGATCGCCGTGCTCATGCAGAGCATCGGCGCGCAGGACTTCCTCGGCCAGCGCCTGAGACTGACGGCTGAGCTGAAAGTCGAAGACGCCGATGGTGCCACGTTGTGGATGCGCGTCGATGGATACGAGCGGCGCGGGCTCAGCTTCGACAACATGATGGAGCGGCAGACCGACGGGCCGCTCAAGGGAACGACGGACTGGACGCGCCGCAGCATCGTCCTCGACGTGACGGAACAGGCCGCCAGTCTCCATTACGGGTTCTTCCTCAAGGGCTACGGGCGAGCTTGGGTGCGGAAGGTCCGGATCGAGACGGTCGGGAAGGAGATTCCGCTGACGACGACCCGGCTCGGTGAGACCCGGAACGTGAACGAGATGCCCCGACGTCCGGCCAATCTCGATTTCTGTGAGCGCTGAGGTTTCGTCACCGGACCGGCTTGAACCCGGCGTCGGCTCCCTCTCTAACAGGGCCTAACCGCGGCCGTTCGCGCCGCGGATGAGGAGCCGACGCCGATGGATGCGCCCGCAGAGCCCCGCAAGCGGACCGAGGAGCGGGCCATGGCCCGCCTCGCACTCCGCTTCACCGATTGGGCGGAGAAGTGGTTTCCCGACGCCTTCGTGTTCGTGGCCCTCGCCGTCGTCATCGTGGCGTCGGCGGCGCTCATCAACGGCGCGCCGGTCCAGGCAGTGTCGAAGAGTTTCGGCGACGGGTTCTGGACCCTGATTCCCTTCACCATGCAGATGGTCTTCGTCACCATCGGCGGCTACGTGGTGGCGACCTCCGCCCCGATGCAGGCCCTGATCGACCGGATGGCGCTGGTGCCCAAGACCGGCCGCGGCGCCATCGGATACGTGGCGCTCGCCACCATGCTCTCCTCGCTCCTGAGCTGGGGGCTGAGCCTGATCTTCGGCGGCCTGCTCGCCCGCGCGCTCGCCCGCCGCACCGACTTGCGGATGGATTACCGCGCGGCGGGCGCCGCTGCCTATCTCGGCCTCGGCGCGACCTGGGCGATGGGCCTGTCCTCGTCTGCGGCGCAGCTTCAGGCCAACCCGAAAAGCCTGCCGCCGGGCCTCTTGCCGATCACCGGCGTGATCCCGTTCAGCGAGACGATCTTCCTGTGGCAGTCGATCCTGATCGCCGCCATCCTCGTGGCGATGTCGGCCATCATCGCGTTCGCCTCCGCGCCGGGCCGTGAGACGGCGGTGACGGCGCAGGATCTCGGCGTCGATGTCTCCAAGCAGGAGGACAGCGTCGCCCCGCCCAAGCAGCCCGGCGAGTGGCTGGAGCACGCTCCCGTCCTGACGATCCTCATCGGCCTGCTGGCGGCGGGCTGGTTGATCCAGGAGTTCGCGCGCCAGGATTGGATGATCGCGATCTCCAACCTCAATACCTACAACTTCCTGTTCCTGATGGCCGGCCTCGTGCTGCACTGGCGGCCCAGGCACTTCCTGGCCGCACTCTCCAAGGCAGTCCCGGCCACCGCCGGCATCCTGATCCAGTTCCCGTTCTACGCCGCCATCGCCGCGATCCTGACGGGCGCCAAGAACGCCGCCGGCCACAGCCTTTCGGACGTCATCGCCCACGCCTTCGTGGCGATGAACACGCAAGGCTCGTTCCCGCTCGCCATGGGCGTCTACTCGGCCCTGCTCGGCTTCTTCATCCCCTCGGGCGGCGGCAAGTGGCTTCTTGAAGCCCCTTACGTGATGCAGGCGGCCAACGAGCTGAAGGTGCATCTCGGCTGGGCGGTGCAGGTCTACAATGCGGCCGAGGCCCTGCCGAACCTCATCAATCCGTTCTTCATGCTGCCGCTGCTCGGCATCCTCGGCCTGAAGGCCCGCGACATCGTCGGCTTCAGCTTCCTCCAGCTCATCGTCCACCTGCCGGTGGTGCTGTTCCTGCTCTGGGCGCTGGCCTTCACGCTGGAATACCACCCGCCGGTCCTGCCGGGGTGATGCGGGCTCCGGGCGGTCCCGCTATGGGCCGCCCGTCACGACTGGGGCGTAGCCCCGGGCGCTGACAGGCAGGCGTAATACGGGGTCCGGTCGATCGGCCCGGTTCCCCCCGTCATCGCGAGCCACCGCGAAGCGAATCAGGGCTCCGCCCTGTTCGGAGAAGTCGCGCCCTGGATCGCTGACGCCTCGCCTCGCGATGACGGAGAAGGGCACGAGACCGGAGCGAACGACCGGA from Methylobacterium sp. AMS5 carries:
- the clpB gene encoding ATP-dependent chaperone ClpB, with amino-acid sequence MNFEKYTERARGFVQAAQNLAVREGNPQLAPGHLLKVLLDDPEGLCAGLIDRAGGQSRVAHAQVEQWLAKQPKVSGNAAQPQATRELVRLFDTAEQAAEKAGDSYVTVERLLLAFAVEKDGEAGRILTAAGVTAASLNAAINALRKGRTADNASAENAYDALKKYARDLTEAAREGKLDPVIGRDEEIRRTIQVLSRRTKNNPVLIGEPGVGKTAIVEGLALRIVNGDVPESLKEKSLLALDMGALIAGAKYRGEFEERLKGVLSEVTAAEGQIILFIDEMHTLVGAGKADGAMDASNLLKPALARGELHCVGATTLDEYRKHVEKDAALARRFQPVFVSEPTVEDTVSILRGIKEKYEQHHGVRIQDSALVAAATLSNRYITDRFLPDKAIDLVDEAGSRLRMQVDSKPEELDNVDREIVRLKIEGEALKKETDSASRDRLQRLEKELADLEEQSATITARWKAEKDKLGAAAELKKKLDEARNELASAQRQGQYQRAGELAYGVIPGLEKQLSEIEAAAENAVARDGMVEEAVTPAHIAGVVSRWTGVPVDKMLEGEREKLLAMEEALAKRVVGQREAVEAVSTAVRRARAGLQDPNRPIGSFMFLGPTGVGKTELTKALAGFLFDDDTALVRIDMSEYMEKHAVARLIGAPPGYVGYEEGGALTEAVRRRPYQVVLFDEVEKAHPDVFNVLLQVLDDGRLTDGQGRTVDFRNTLLIMTSNLGSEYLVNQPAGQDTDVVRDEVMGVVRGHFRPEFLNRVDEIILFHRLARSEMGAIVDIQLGRLAKLLEDRKITLDVDDEARIWLADKGYDPAYGARPLKRVIQKNVQDPLAEAILSGVIHDGETVPVRVGPAGLMIGDVAAERRPAGVLLN
- a CDS encoding glyoxalase superfamily protein, encoding MLDIANAKSMARTLRTSLSERRIDLPHSACLELVARQFGFSDWNVLSARLEKPVGPGKAPLTLPKDWYVVGSVSDTTHRLGLDPDRPGAALIESIVARGQGYDLTGLIAVLMQSIGAQDFLGQRLRLTAELKVEDADGATLWMRVDGYERRGLSFDNMMERQTDGPLKGTTDWTRRSIVLDVTEQAASLHYGFFLKGYGRAWVRKVRIETVGKEIPLTTTRLGETRNVNEMPRRPANLDFCER
- a CDS encoding metallophosphoesterase family protein, producing MTAETITYAIGDIHGCADLLDRLLERIEAHASGRARKLVFLGDYIDRGPDSARVIETLRRLQWREPEDVVCLMGNHEEMLLKSLREPGALDHWVYNGGAETLASFDVSGPEELSGEVLDWIEALPTLHEDAQRWYVHAGFRPESAVPDPDPHNRLWIREPFLSEDHDFGRHVVHGHTPQTRGGPDCRRFRTNLDTGAVFGNALTAGVFSDGQGPAVEFLRVPAQA
- a CDS encoding TIGR00366 family protein; this translates as MDAPAEPRKRTEERAMARLALRFTDWAEKWFPDAFVFVALAVVIVASAALINGAPVQAVSKSFGDGFWTLIPFTMQMVFVTIGGYVVATSAPMQALIDRMALVPKTGRGAIGYVALATMLSSLLSWGLSLIFGGLLARALARRTDLRMDYRAAGAAAYLGLGATWAMGLSSSAAQLQANPKSLPPGLLPITGVIPFSETIFLWQSILIAAILVAMSAIIAFASAPGRETAVTAQDLGVDVSKQEDSVAPPKQPGEWLEHAPVLTILIGLLAAGWLIQEFARQDWMIAISNLNTYNFLFLMAGLVLHWRPRHFLAALSKAVPATAGILIQFPFYAAIAAILTGAKNAAGHSLSDVIAHAFVAMNTQGSFPLAMGVYSALLGFFIPSGGGKWLLEAPYVMQAANELKVHLGWAVQVYNAAEALPNLINPFFMLPLLGILGLKARDIVGFSFLQLIVHLPVVLFLLWALAFTLEYHPPVLPG